In Passer domesticus isolate bPasDom1 chromosome 1, bPasDom1.hap1, whole genome shotgun sequence, one DNA window encodes the following:
- the CDCP1 gene encoding CUB domain-containing protein 1 isoform X1, with protein MAAGRALAALLAALLAASAQLLPREASFTISLHKEDNTTVMIKLKPVLPLSCRIRMKNIFMSELKIKPGDNVTFTFTCSTPEKYFIAEIQKNIDCVSGPCPFGDVHLYPPGLPRLNRTYIWDVKASTKAGLELKFSTSWLRQIEAGETCPDSVSYNINSCIDKATVNIGTFCRNGSVSRIKLLGGVVMSLHLPWHLPLTTSGFNIANRASIKRLCIIESILKGESSITLMSPNYPLGFPEDELMTWQFVIPPNMRASVFFLNYSLSNCERKEERVEYYIPGSPSNPEVFKLSDSQPANMAGSFNMSLQGCDQDAQNPGILRLLFRVVVQHPQVDENVTHLVDLSKERNMTVTIHLEGWLSHIPLMSEPVCLICKDPRTCDRVLTLTSGAVYRISFLCKDLSRLRITAEKVIGCMDIRWCQKKIYSLSVPKAITRLPIRLHKFIWRLLATDMINIEIMSPSLKLQQHVSEQRCNMSYSYNIVSATPETELNVGVFCPGGSIEKIQMRNNITISLKTFGKGFINESIPQDLKMSFVPHIKDECIFTVSPDPKAKVYLQTPNWPYGLPPYVSISWLIAVPSKQTARLGFSKDRMGIACETGRAYVNIKEETLGAEEIVRREDELLPQPRNMLHNFWVNVSNCRPVDKTQLTLQFWVTLADKQIDLGIILAVVAGAGVLTVIGLTVCCVKKKKKKTQNPMVGVYNDNVNTQMPGKKGLFRKERQNNESHVYAVIDDAVVYGHLLKESNGSVSPEVDVYRPFDGPVGSLPPSPPPFSFRKDIKRSSNTEEEPLSLADTDQDTYTFAHQKSGQSEDNGDANKKDKGDTSVPLLENKE; from the exons ATGGCGGCGGGCCGAGCGCTGGCCGCGCTCCTGGCCGCGCTCCTGGCCGCCTCGGCACAGCTGCTCCCGCGGGAAg ctTCCTTTACAATCTCTCTTCATAAAGAGGACAACACCACAGTTATGATTAAACTGAAACCTGTTCTTCCACTGAGCTGTCGAATCCGCATGAAAAATATCTTCATGTCGGAACTCAAGATAAAGCCTGGGGACAATGTGACTTTTACCTTCACCTGTAGTACTCCAGAGAAGTATTTCATCgcagaaattcagaaaaatattg ACTGTGTGTCAGGCCCGTGTCCCTTTGGAGATGTTCATCTTTACCCACCGGGGCTACCTCGCCTTAACAGGACTTACATCTGGGACGTGAAGGCAAGTACAAAAGCTGGACTTGAACTAAAATTTTCTACCTCCTGGCTAAGACAGATTGAAGCAGGAGAGACGTGCCCAGACTCCGTTAGCTACAACATCAACAGCTGTATTGATAAGGCCACGGTGAACATTGGCACTTTCTGCAGGAATGGCTCCGTGTCTCGCATCAAGCTGCTGGGAGGAGTTGTCATGTCCCTGCACCTCCCGTGGCACTTGCCTCTCACCACCTCAGGCTTCAACATAGCCAACAGGGCTTCCATAAAAC GGTTATGCATCATTGAATCCATTTTGAAGGGGGAGTCTTCAATCACCCTGATGTCCCCAAACTACCCACTGGGCTTTCCAGAAGACGAGCTCATGACGTGGCAGTTTGTGATTCCTCCCAACATGAGAGCAAGCGTGTTCTTCCTCAACTACAGCCTCTCCAACTGCgaaaggaaggaggagaggGTGGAGTACTACATCCCCGGCTCCCCCAGCAACCCGGAGGTGTTCAAGCTGAGCGACAGCCAGCCTGCCAATATGGCTGGCAGTTTCAacatgtccctgcagggctgtgatcAGGATGCCCAGAACCCAGGCATTCTTCGCCTGCTCTTCCGAGTCGTCGTTCAGCACCCGCAGGTTGATGAGA ATGTCACCCATTTGGTCGACCTGAGCAAGGAGAGGAACATGACTGTGACAATACACTTGGAAGGGTGGCTCAGCCACATCCCTCTCATGTCTGAACCTGTGTGCCTGATCTGCAAGGATCCTCGCACCTGCGACCGCGTCTTGACTTTAACCTCTGGTGCCGTCTACAGGATCTCCTTTCTGTGCAAGGACTTGTCCCGGCTGAGGATCACGGCTGAAAAAGTCATAG GCTGTATGGATATTCGTTGGTGTCAGAAGAAGATCTATTCCCTTTCAGTGCCCAAGGCTATTACCCGATTGCCAATTCGACTACATAAGTTTATTTGGAGGCTCTTGGCCACTGATATGATCAACATAGAAATTATGTCTCCGTCCTTGAAACTTCAGCAACACGTCTCAGAGCAGAGGTGCAACATGAGCTACAGTTACAACATTGTTAGTGCCACCCCGGAGACAGAGCTGAATGTTGGTGTGTTCTGTCCCGGTGGATCTATTGAAAAGATTCAGATGAGGAATAATATCACCATATCCTTAAAAACATTTGGTAAAGGATTCATCAATGAGTCAATCCCTCAGGATCTGAAAATGTCTTTCGTGCCGCATATTAAAG ATGAGTGCATATTCACTGTGAGTCCAGATCCAAAAGCTAAAGTTTACTTGCAGACTCCCAACTGGCCTTACGGCTTACCTCCCTATGTTTCCATATCCTGGCTGATCGCTGTGCCCAGCAAGCAGACTGCCCGCCTCGGGTTCTCCAAGGACCGCATGGGCATTGCCTGTGAGACGGGCCGTGCCTACGTCAACATCAAGGAGGAGActctgggagcagaggagaTCGTGCGCCGCGAGGAcgagctcctgccccagccccgaaACATGCTCCACAACTTCTGGGTGAACGTCTCCAACTGCAGACCCGTGGATAAGACGCAGCTGACCTTGCAGTTCTGGGTGACTTTGGCTGACAAGCAGATAG ACCTCGGAATCATACTTGCTGtggtggctggggctggagttCTCACAGTGATTGGACTGACTGTATGCTGTGTTAAGAAGAA gaagaagaaaaccCAGAATCCCATGGTGGGAGTGTACAATGATAACGTGAATACCCAGATGCCTGGAAAAAAGGGCTTATTCAGAAAAGAGAGGCAAAACAATGAGTCTCATGTCTATGCAGTTATTGATGATGCTGTGGTCTATGGACACTTGCTGAAGGAGTCCAATGGCTCAGTCTCTCCAGAAGTCGATGTCTACCGGCCTTTTGATGGACCCGTTGGTAGCTTGCCACCTTCTCCAcctccattctccttcagaaaAGACATTAAACGCTCTTCTAACACCGAGGAGGAGCCTCTGTCCCTGGCAGACACAGACCAAGACACTTACACGTTTGCTCATCAGAAGTCGGGGCAGTCAGAGGACAATGGAGATGCAAATAAAAAGGATAAGGGAGATACAAGCGTGCCCTTGCTGGAAAATAAGGAATGA
- the CDCP1 gene encoding CUB domain-containing protein 1 isoform X2 → MPAIGRGRRMQCGLSASFTISLHKEDNTTVMIKLKPVLPLSCRIRMKNIFMSELKIKPGDNVTFTFTCSTPEKYFIAEIQKNIDCVSGPCPFGDVHLYPPGLPRLNRTYIWDVKASTKAGLELKFSTSWLRQIEAGETCPDSVSYNINSCIDKATVNIGTFCRNGSVSRIKLLGGVVMSLHLPWHLPLTTSGFNIANRASIKRLCIIESILKGESSITLMSPNYPLGFPEDELMTWQFVIPPNMRASVFFLNYSLSNCERKEERVEYYIPGSPSNPEVFKLSDSQPANMAGSFNMSLQGCDQDAQNPGILRLLFRVVVQHPQVDENVTHLVDLSKERNMTVTIHLEGWLSHIPLMSEPVCLICKDPRTCDRVLTLTSGAVYRISFLCKDLSRLRITAEKVIGCMDIRWCQKKIYSLSVPKAITRLPIRLHKFIWRLLATDMINIEIMSPSLKLQQHVSEQRCNMSYSYNIVSATPETELNVGVFCPGGSIEKIQMRNNITISLKTFGKGFINESIPQDLKMSFVPHIKDECIFTVSPDPKAKVYLQTPNWPYGLPPYVSISWLIAVPSKQTARLGFSKDRMGIACETGRAYVNIKEETLGAEEIVRREDELLPQPRNMLHNFWVNVSNCRPVDKTQLTLQFWVTLADKQIDLGIILAVVAGAGVLTVIGLTVCCVKKKKKKTQNPMVGVYNDNVNTQMPGKKGLFRKERQNNESHVYAVIDDAVVYGHLLKESNGSVSPEVDVYRPFDGPVGSLPPSPPPFSFRKDIKRSSNTEEEPLSLADTDQDTYTFAHQKSGQSEDNGDANKKDKGDTSVPLLENKE, encoded by the exons ATGCCAGCCATTGGAAGAGGCAGGAGAATGCAGTGTGGGCTCTCAG ctTCCTTTACAATCTCTCTTCATAAAGAGGACAACACCACAGTTATGATTAAACTGAAACCTGTTCTTCCACTGAGCTGTCGAATCCGCATGAAAAATATCTTCATGTCGGAACTCAAGATAAAGCCTGGGGACAATGTGACTTTTACCTTCACCTGTAGTACTCCAGAGAAGTATTTCATCgcagaaattcagaaaaatattg ACTGTGTGTCAGGCCCGTGTCCCTTTGGAGATGTTCATCTTTACCCACCGGGGCTACCTCGCCTTAACAGGACTTACATCTGGGACGTGAAGGCAAGTACAAAAGCTGGACTTGAACTAAAATTTTCTACCTCCTGGCTAAGACAGATTGAAGCAGGAGAGACGTGCCCAGACTCCGTTAGCTACAACATCAACAGCTGTATTGATAAGGCCACGGTGAACATTGGCACTTTCTGCAGGAATGGCTCCGTGTCTCGCATCAAGCTGCTGGGAGGAGTTGTCATGTCCCTGCACCTCCCGTGGCACTTGCCTCTCACCACCTCAGGCTTCAACATAGCCAACAGGGCTTCCATAAAAC GGTTATGCATCATTGAATCCATTTTGAAGGGGGAGTCTTCAATCACCCTGATGTCCCCAAACTACCCACTGGGCTTTCCAGAAGACGAGCTCATGACGTGGCAGTTTGTGATTCCTCCCAACATGAGAGCAAGCGTGTTCTTCCTCAACTACAGCCTCTCCAACTGCgaaaggaaggaggagaggGTGGAGTACTACATCCCCGGCTCCCCCAGCAACCCGGAGGTGTTCAAGCTGAGCGACAGCCAGCCTGCCAATATGGCTGGCAGTTTCAacatgtccctgcagggctgtgatcAGGATGCCCAGAACCCAGGCATTCTTCGCCTGCTCTTCCGAGTCGTCGTTCAGCACCCGCAGGTTGATGAGA ATGTCACCCATTTGGTCGACCTGAGCAAGGAGAGGAACATGACTGTGACAATACACTTGGAAGGGTGGCTCAGCCACATCCCTCTCATGTCTGAACCTGTGTGCCTGATCTGCAAGGATCCTCGCACCTGCGACCGCGTCTTGACTTTAACCTCTGGTGCCGTCTACAGGATCTCCTTTCTGTGCAAGGACTTGTCCCGGCTGAGGATCACGGCTGAAAAAGTCATAG GCTGTATGGATATTCGTTGGTGTCAGAAGAAGATCTATTCCCTTTCAGTGCCCAAGGCTATTACCCGATTGCCAATTCGACTACATAAGTTTATTTGGAGGCTCTTGGCCACTGATATGATCAACATAGAAATTATGTCTCCGTCCTTGAAACTTCAGCAACACGTCTCAGAGCAGAGGTGCAACATGAGCTACAGTTACAACATTGTTAGTGCCACCCCGGAGACAGAGCTGAATGTTGGTGTGTTCTGTCCCGGTGGATCTATTGAAAAGATTCAGATGAGGAATAATATCACCATATCCTTAAAAACATTTGGTAAAGGATTCATCAATGAGTCAATCCCTCAGGATCTGAAAATGTCTTTCGTGCCGCATATTAAAG ATGAGTGCATATTCACTGTGAGTCCAGATCCAAAAGCTAAAGTTTACTTGCAGACTCCCAACTGGCCTTACGGCTTACCTCCCTATGTTTCCATATCCTGGCTGATCGCTGTGCCCAGCAAGCAGACTGCCCGCCTCGGGTTCTCCAAGGACCGCATGGGCATTGCCTGTGAGACGGGCCGTGCCTACGTCAACATCAAGGAGGAGActctgggagcagaggagaTCGTGCGCCGCGAGGAcgagctcctgccccagccccgaaACATGCTCCACAACTTCTGGGTGAACGTCTCCAACTGCAGACCCGTGGATAAGACGCAGCTGACCTTGCAGTTCTGGGTGACTTTGGCTGACAAGCAGATAG ACCTCGGAATCATACTTGCTGtggtggctggggctggagttCTCACAGTGATTGGACTGACTGTATGCTGTGTTAAGAAGAA gaagaagaaaaccCAGAATCCCATGGTGGGAGTGTACAATGATAACGTGAATACCCAGATGCCTGGAAAAAAGGGCTTATTCAGAAAAGAGAGGCAAAACAATGAGTCTCATGTCTATGCAGTTATTGATGATGCTGTGGTCTATGGACACTTGCTGAAGGAGTCCAATGGCTCAGTCTCTCCAGAAGTCGATGTCTACCGGCCTTTTGATGGACCCGTTGGTAGCTTGCCACCTTCTCCAcctccattctccttcagaaaAGACATTAAACGCTCTTCTAACACCGAGGAGGAGCCTCTGTCCCTGGCAGACACAGACCAAGACACTTACACGTTTGCTCATCAGAAGTCGGGGCAGTCAGAGGACAATGGAGATGCAAATAAAAAGGATAAGGGAGATACAAGCGTGCCCTTGCTGGAAAATAAGGAATGA
- the CDCP1 gene encoding CUB domain-containing protein 1 isoform X3 codes for MIKLKPVLPLSCRIRMKNIFMSELKIKPGDNVTFTFTCSTPEKYFIAEIQKNIDCVSGPCPFGDVHLYPPGLPRLNRTYIWDVKASTKAGLELKFSTSWLRQIEAGETCPDSVSYNINSCIDKATVNIGTFCRNGSVSRIKLLGGVVMSLHLPWHLPLTTSGFNIANRASIKRLCIIESILKGESSITLMSPNYPLGFPEDELMTWQFVIPPNMRASVFFLNYSLSNCERKEERVEYYIPGSPSNPEVFKLSDSQPANMAGSFNMSLQGCDQDAQNPGILRLLFRVVVQHPQVDENVTHLVDLSKERNMTVTIHLEGWLSHIPLMSEPVCLICKDPRTCDRVLTLTSGAVYRISFLCKDLSRLRITAEKVIGCMDIRWCQKKIYSLSVPKAITRLPIRLHKFIWRLLATDMINIEIMSPSLKLQQHVSEQRCNMSYSYNIVSATPETELNVGVFCPGGSIEKIQMRNNITISLKTFGKGFINESIPQDLKMSFVPHIKDECIFTVSPDPKAKVYLQTPNWPYGLPPYVSISWLIAVPSKQTARLGFSKDRMGIACETGRAYVNIKEETLGAEEIVRREDELLPQPRNMLHNFWVNVSNCRPVDKTQLTLQFWVTLADKQIDLGIILAVVAGAGVLTVIGLTVCCVKKKKKKTQNPMVGVYNDNVNTQMPGKKGLFRKERQNNESHVYAVIDDAVVYGHLLKESNGSVSPEVDVYRPFDGPVGSLPPSPPPFSFRKDIKRSSNTEEEPLSLADTDQDTYTFAHQKSGQSEDNGDANKKDKGDTSVPLLENKE; via the exons ATGATTAAACTGAAACCTGTTCTTCCACTGAGCTGTCGAATCCGCATGAAAAATATCTTCATGTCGGAACTCAAGATAAAGCCTGGGGACAATGTGACTTTTACCTTCACCTGTAGTACTCCAGAGAAGTATTTCATCgcagaaattcagaaaaatattg ACTGTGTGTCAGGCCCGTGTCCCTTTGGAGATGTTCATCTTTACCCACCGGGGCTACCTCGCCTTAACAGGACTTACATCTGGGACGTGAAGGCAAGTACAAAAGCTGGACTTGAACTAAAATTTTCTACCTCCTGGCTAAGACAGATTGAAGCAGGAGAGACGTGCCCAGACTCCGTTAGCTACAACATCAACAGCTGTATTGATAAGGCCACGGTGAACATTGGCACTTTCTGCAGGAATGGCTCCGTGTCTCGCATCAAGCTGCTGGGAGGAGTTGTCATGTCCCTGCACCTCCCGTGGCACTTGCCTCTCACCACCTCAGGCTTCAACATAGCCAACAGGGCTTCCATAAAAC GGTTATGCATCATTGAATCCATTTTGAAGGGGGAGTCTTCAATCACCCTGATGTCCCCAAACTACCCACTGGGCTTTCCAGAAGACGAGCTCATGACGTGGCAGTTTGTGATTCCTCCCAACATGAGAGCAAGCGTGTTCTTCCTCAACTACAGCCTCTCCAACTGCgaaaggaaggaggagaggGTGGAGTACTACATCCCCGGCTCCCCCAGCAACCCGGAGGTGTTCAAGCTGAGCGACAGCCAGCCTGCCAATATGGCTGGCAGTTTCAacatgtccctgcagggctgtgatcAGGATGCCCAGAACCCAGGCATTCTTCGCCTGCTCTTCCGAGTCGTCGTTCAGCACCCGCAGGTTGATGAGA ATGTCACCCATTTGGTCGACCTGAGCAAGGAGAGGAACATGACTGTGACAATACACTTGGAAGGGTGGCTCAGCCACATCCCTCTCATGTCTGAACCTGTGTGCCTGATCTGCAAGGATCCTCGCACCTGCGACCGCGTCTTGACTTTAACCTCTGGTGCCGTCTACAGGATCTCCTTTCTGTGCAAGGACTTGTCCCGGCTGAGGATCACGGCTGAAAAAGTCATAG GCTGTATGGATATTCGTTGGTGTCAGAAGAAGATCTATTCCCTTTCAGTGCCCAAGGCTATTACCCGATTGCCAATTCGACTACATAAGTTTATTTGGAGGCTCTTGGCCACTGATATGATCAACATAGAAATTATGTCTCCGTCCTTGAAACTTCAGCAACACGTCTCAGAGCAGAGGTGCAACATGAGCTACAGTTACAACATTGTTAGTGCCACCCCGGAGACAGAGCTGAATGTTGGTGTGTTCTGTCCCGGTGGATCTATTGAAAAGATTCAGATGAGGAATAATATCACCATATCCTTAAAAACATTTGGTAAAGGATTCATCAATGAGTCAATCCCTCAGGATCTGAAAATGTCTTTCGTGCCGCATATTAAAG ATGAGTGCATATTCACTGTGAGTCCAGATCCAAAAGCTAAAGTTTACTTGCAGACTCCCAACTGGCCTTACGGCTTACCTCCCTATGTTTCCATATCCTGGCTGATCGCTGTGCCCAGCAAGCAGACTGCCCGCCTCGGGTTCTCCAAGGACCGCATGGGCATTGCCTGTGAGACGGGCCGTGCCTACGTCAACATCAAGGAGGAGActctgggagcagaggagaTCGTGCGCCGCGAGGAcgagctcctgccccagccccgaaACATGCTCCACAACTTCTGGGTGAACGTCTCCAACTGCAGACCCGTGGATAAGACGCAGCTGACCTTGCAGTTCTGGGTGACTTTGGCTGACAAGCAGATAG ACCTCGGAATCATACTTGCTGtggtggctggggctggagttCTCACAGTGATTGGACTGACTGTATGCTGTGTTAAGAAGAA gaagaagaaaaccCAGAATCCCATGGTGGGAGTGTACAATGATAACGTGAATACCCAGATGCCTGGAAAAAAGGGCTTATTCAGAAAAGAGAGGCAAAACAATGAGTCTCATGTCTATGCAGTTATTGATGATGCTGTGGTCTATGGACACTTGCTGAAGGAGTCCAATGGCTCAGTCTCTCCAGAAGTCGATGTCTACCGGCCTTTTGATGGACCCGTTGGTAGCTTGCCACCTTCTCCAcctccattctccttcagaaaAGACATTAAACGCTCTTCTAACACCGAGGAGGAGCCTCTGTCCCTGGCAGACACAGACCAAGACACTTACACGTTTGCTCATCAGAAGTCGGGGCAGTCAGAGGACAATGGAGATGCAAATAAAAAGGATAAGGGAGATACAAGCGTGCCCTTGCTGGAAAATAAGGAATGA